In Paenibacillus hexagrammi, the following are encoded in one genomic region:
- a CDS encoding sensor histidine kinase → MSMGVFKDFMLQLALIATLLFTYRVFFAERAEGNRYEKIVHSVLAGLAILLSMSFPVTIAADYRVDIRIVPLLLGTLYGEWWSGIVLSVVVLLYRLYYGINLGLTTTFLNLLLSIPVFLIVRKTFIGAKMARKLQIVFLLVVYNSLDGLITVSLMRGQSLIAVLQTHFLHILIDVAAVLFFTALNETIVNMIRNNQQLQAEKKETEIAFLRSQIKPHFLYNALNSIAALCLDNEAVKAGELTLDLSKYLRSGFDFKQMGSLTTIENELELVKAYINIEQVRFGDRLGVAYDVDAHLGTPIPPLILQPLVENAVRHGLMSRPQGGTVTISIKQEKDDYIQFTIEDNGCGMSEWKREEILTPDLKKKGIGLWNINQRFRLLYGKSIRVESVEGIGTKISFELPARPVKQTGG, encoded by the coding sequence ATGAGCATGGGCGTGTTTAAGGACTTTATGCTGCAGCTAGCACTGATTGCAACGCTGCTTTTTACGTATCGCGTCTTTTTTGCGGAGAGGGCAGAGGGGAACCGTTACGAAAAAATCGTTCATTCCGTCTTGGCCGGGTTGGCTATTCTCCTGAGCATGTCTTTTCCTGTTACGATCGCCGCCGATTATCGTGTGGACATTCGCATCGTTCCGCTGCTGCTCGGGACCTTATATGGCGAATGGTGGTCAGGGATCGTACTGTCTGTAGTTGTCCTTTTGTACCGGTTGTATTATGGAATCAATTTGGGTTTAACTACGACATTTTTGAATCTTTTGCTCAGTATCCCGGTTTTTCTGATCGTTCGAAAGACTTTTATTGGTGCAAAAATGGCAAGGAAGCTGCAAATTGTCTTTTTGCTGGTTGTTTACAATAGTCTCGATGGACTCATTACCGTCTCGCTCATGAGAGGGCAGTCTCTGATCGCCGTGCTGCAGACCCATTTCCTGCACATCCTCATTGATGTGGCGGCTGTTTTGTTCTTCACGGCTTTAAATGAGACGATCGTGAATATGATCCGCAACAATCAGCAGCTGCAAGCGGAAAAGAAGGAGACGGAAATCGCCTTTTTGCGTTCTCAGATCAAGCCTCACTTCCTTTATAACGCCTTGAATTCCATTGCCGCGCTGTGTCTCGATAACGAAGCCGTCAAGGCGGGCGAATTGACGCTGGATCTCTCCAAATATTTGCGAAGCGGCTTCGACTTCAAACAAATGGGTTCGCTGACCACGATCGAGAACGAGTTGGAATTGGTCAAGGCGTATATCAACATCGAGCAGGTGCGATTTGGAGACCGCTTAGGTGTAGCGTATGACGTCGATGCCCATCTGGGCACCCCGATTCCTCCGCTCATCCTGCAGCCGCTGGTGGAAAACGCCGTCCGGCACGGCTTGATGTCCCGACCGCAGGGAGGAACCGTCACTATCTCCATCAAGCAGGAAAAGGATGACTACATCCAATTTACAATCGAAGACAACGGTTGCGGAATGAGTGAATGGAAACGGGAAGAAATTCTTACCCCTGATCTGAAAAAGAAGGGAATCGGGCTTTGGAACATCAATCAGCGCTTCCGGCTTCTTTATGGGAAGAGTATACGCGTGGAAAGCGTGGAGGGAATCGGTACGAAGATTTCTTTCGAGCTTCCCGCACGTCCGGTCAAGCAGACAGGAGGGTGA
- a CDS encoding helix-turn-helix transcriptional regulator, producing the protein MSNSEIAFRFGIAEATVKSHVFRIYGKLGVKRRGQAIARARDLGFIK; encoded by the coding sequence TTGTCCAATAGCGAAATCGCGTTCCGTTTCGGAATCGCGGAGGCGACGGTCAAAAGCCATGTGTTCCGCATCTATGGCAAGCTCGGGGTAAAGCGGCGGGGTCAGGCCATCGCCAGGGCAAGAGACCTGGGATTCATCAAATAG
- a CDS encoding cadherin-like beta sandwich domain-containing protein gives MNGAFVNSGSSATVNLGVGSNTITVLVTAEDGTTNTYTVTVTRAASSNANLSNMTLSQGTLSPSFASGTTSYTASVGNAVGSLSITPTVSDSTASVEVNGLTATSGSPSTVNLDVGSNTITVDVTAQDGTTNTYTVTVTRAASSNANLSNLTLSQGTLNPSFAGGTTSYTASVGNAVGSFSVTPTVSDSTASVEVNGLTVTSGSPSWSESGCGLEYDYGRCHCAGRYDEYLYGDGNSSRFEQCESQ, from the coding sequence GTGAATGGCGCGTTTGTCAATAGCGGCTCTTCGGCTACGGTGAACTTGGGTGTAGGCTCCAACACGATCACGGTTCTCGTAACGGCCGAGGACGGTACGACGAATACCTATACGGTGACGGTAACCCGAGCCGCCTCGAGCAATGCGAATCTCAGTAATATGACATTAAGCCAGGGCACATTGAGCCCGAGTTTTGCAAGCGGAACGACAAGCTATACGGCAAGTGTCGGAAATGCGGTGGGCAGTCTCTCGATAACACCTACGGTATCTGACAGCACAGCGAGTGTAGAAGTCAATGGATTAACTGCAACAAGCGGTAGCCCGAGCACAGTGAATCTGGATGTGGGCTCGAATACAATTACGGTAGATGTCACTGCGCAGGACGGTACGACGAATACCTATACGGTGACGGTAACCCGAGCCGCTTCGAGCAATGCGAATCTCAGTAATTTGACATTAAGTCAGGGCACATTGAACCCGAGTTTTGCAGGCGGAACGACAAGTTATACGGCAAGTGTTGGGAATGCGGTGGGAAGTTTCTCGGTAACACCTACGGTATCTGACAGCACGGCGAGTGTAGAAGTCAATGGATTAACAGTAACAAGCGGCAGCCCGAGCTGGAGTGAATCTGGATGTGGGCTCGAATACGATTACGGTAGATGTCACTGCGCAGGACGGTACGACGAATACCTATACGGTGACGGTAACTCGAGCCGCTTCGAGCAATGCGAATCTCAGTAA